Within Triticum dicoccoides isolate Atlit2015 ecotype Zavitan chromosome 1B, WEW_v2.0, whole genome shotgun sequence, the genomic segment CAAACTCGCACAGGGAAGAGGAAAGCACAAGACAACGAAGACCAACcacgagacacaacctctccaaggagagggcggtggacggagccacctatgtttgagtcaattggtatggcaccgcaaagaattatccttgggcccatgaccaaaacttgtctttgaagcacaagtaccatcaaagatggctaatgtgaaagagttgatcaatttatgcataatggggggagggatagttcattgagagaacaacactccccctatgtccatgcctacacctaaactagacaacaagttgagtgtggtgggaggtgcaagggttcaagtcacattgctcgaatcaatgatatttagctcatgccttaacttgcgaaatcttgcttcatccaagggcttcgtgaaaatatctgcaaggttatcatgagtgttgacatacttgagctcgatctcccctcacctAATATGATCCcgtatgaagtgataccgaatctcaatatgcttcgtcttgaagtgttgcaccgggttgagagaaatcttgatggcactttcattgtcacaccaaagaggcactttgtcacaaatgacaccgtaatcctttaaagtttgcctcatccataggagttgtgcacaacaactaccggccgccacatattccgcttcgatggacgagagagacacgcAACTTtggttcttggaagaccaacttaccaaagagcaacccagaaattggcaccctccggaagtggacttcctatccactttgtctcctgcccaatcggaatccgaaaatccttcaagcttgaaatttgctcctcttgggtaccataagccaaagtttggggtatgagccaaatatcaaaagattcgcttgaccgccacatagtgactttccttcggtgcggcttgaaatcgtgcatatattcccacactcaacatgatatccggtctagatgcacaaaggtaaagcaaggagccaatcatggagcgatataccttttgatccaccgctttaccattgggatcaatgtcaagttggcacttggtaggcattggagtagaagtcggcttgacatcacttagcttgaatcttttgagcatgtcttgagtgtatttggcttggttgatgaaggtaccttctcttcttttcttgatatcgaaaccaaggaagaacttcaactctcccatcgaagacatcttgaacttagaggtcatgagagcggcaaattcctcattgaaaactttgttaggggaaccaaagataatatcatcaacatatagttggcatacaaacaactcccctttgaccttcttagtaaaaagagtgggatcgatttgcccaacctcaaatccacgatcttgtaacaactcagtaaggtggtcgtaccacgcacgtggggcttgcttaaggccatagaatgccttatcgagttgatacacatgatctgggaagtagggatccttgaacccggggagttgcttgacataaaccaactcattaataggaccattaagaaaagcactcttcacatacatttgttgtaacttaaagttgtgacgggaagcataagcaatcaacaaacgaatggattcaaggcgagcaacgggagcaaaggtttcaccatagtcgataccctcgacttgggagtagccttgtgctaccaatcttgccttgttgcgaatgatgtttccatgagcatcttgcttgttcttgaatatccacttggttccaatgaagttgtggttccccgatggccttggcaccaatctccacacttgttgtactcgaagttgttgagttcttcatgcatggcattgagccaatccggatctttgagcacctcatagaccttttggggttcaacacaagagacaaacgcgtgatgttcacaatagtttgctaattgtctacgagtgcttaccccctttcttaggcttccaaccacattctccatgagatgacctttggtggtgagcttggaagcaatcttcacggcacgacgctctaattcctcctcggatgtggaaggaggagggttaacttgattatcttgagcaccgtcttgagcttgttctagatcttgagcttgctcttgatcttgaacttgctcgagggggagaacttccttgggcatcatttggtggttcaccaccatcttgaggttgatcttgcccttggtcttgttcacgaggttgagggccttcactttgttcttcggaagcgtgtggatcttggggaggtgatggctccacttgagtggagcattgtccttctccttcggccacaaggggttcctcaatgggtagaatatgaccaatacccattctcttatggcttggggaggaatttcatcacctgcatcacaagtaccactttgctccacttgggagccgttattttcgtcaaactctatgttacacgtctcctcaatgagtccggtggacttgttgaggacacggtaagcatgagaatttgtagcataaccaacaaatatgccctcataagctctagcctcaaatttagacaaacgaacacctttcttgagaatgaaacacttacacccgaacacccggaagtacttgaggttgggcttgttaccggtgagtatttcataaggggtcttgttcaagcctttgcggagatagagccaattggatgcatgacatgctgtgttgatggcttcagcccaaatttagacaaacgaacacctttcttgagaatgaaacacttacacccgaacacccggaagtacttgaggttgggcttgttactggtgagtatttcataaggagtcatgttcaagcctttgcggagatagagccaattggatgcatgacatgctgtgttgatggcttcagctcaaaatttgtatggagacttgaactccgccatcatggtccttgccgcatccatcaacgtccggtcttcctctccgcgacaccattttgttgatgggtatatggtgcagcatattgatgcttgatcccctcatcactaagaaactcatccaaggtgtagttcttgaactcggtgccgttgtcacttcttattgtcaagatctttgcatcatgttgacgttgagcttcatttgcaaagtcgatgacggtttgttgagtctcactcttcctcttgaagaagtatacccaagtgtatcttgaataatcatccacaatcaccaagcaatactttctacctccaagactatcaaaggatggaggcctaaagagatccatgtgaaggagctccaagggtctcttcgagtagatgatggtcgtgggagggtgagccttctcatgaagctttccttcaatacaagcactgcaagcatgatctttggcaaaactaacatttgttagtccacggacatggtcccccttgagaagactttgcaaagatctcatattgacatgggctaaacggcgatgccaaagccatcccacatcaactttagccattaggcatgtcgcggtcttagtgggttgctccgaaaagttaatcacataaagaccattctcgacatgcccaacaaaggctactttaagaatcttgctccacaagagggccagggtatcaatatcaaagaaagtggcaaagcccatgagtgcaagttgatgaacggaaagaagattgaatggaagggactcaacaagcatgactttctcgatcgttagatcatgagaaatgacaaccttgccaagacccaataccttagaagacgaggcatcaccccactcgacattggtgggcatagaaggaatcttgtgcacgtccaccaccaagtccttgcttccggtcatatgattcgttgctccactatcgagcaaccatgatcccccaccggaagcaaacacctacacgagatcaatgcttggttttaggtacccattttgtaatgggtcctttaatgttagtaacaagggtcttgggaacccaaatagaccattcaatgtactcataaggagaaccaacaaatttagcataaacatgcccatcactagcacggcacaacacataagaagggttaaagtcgccggctttgttggaggaggtggttttgtcctttttgacatcaacacccttcacatttttcttcttctccttagtagcaccctctccctctttcacaaaagtttgcttgagaggaggaggtcatttggtcttgtcgttcttcttcttgttcttggacttgggtgcgaacccaattccctccttggccacaacttccttttgattgctcaaaaggtcgttgaggttcttctcaccttgaatgcatgtcacaaggccattctcaagttgatccttcaacttggcattctcctccacaagatgcacatgctcacaacatgggttagtggcatatgcattatcaattaataccatatgaggaaaggtggccttttccttggttagcttaacttggagttgagcatgagactccttgaggttagcatgagcacccttcaagaccttgtgggacttgtcaagtacatcaaactcctccttgagtctagcatgatcaaccccaagtttagccttctcggaagttagcacacgagacacaacaagtgcatgatcaagatctttctttaacttagcatggtcatcgttgtgtgactcctcaagagccaaacaattcccacgctcttcctcaagagcattagagagatccgatatctcatcggcatagtcacgactatgaccttccatcttagagatggtttcttggtgagcctcgatcatgtcattggcttcaccaagttgttccaagagagcaacaaagtgcttcttggatttacccttgagcttactcataaaggactcaaattcattcacatcctcattagacccctcatgttcatcaatgcaacccATCtcagagggattagtaatgatggtggttttgatgttgggggttaccttgttagaggctttggccatgaggcacttggcggtgatgttctcgttgggtgaatcgacgAGAGACATCcgcggagttgtggcaatggcaacggatgccatggccattgcttcatcatcgtcgtcatcctcacggtattcttcttgaaccaccaaccctcgagtaggagtctttttggtgaagttgttcttgttggggaaggacttggctttgtcttttcggatgagcttgccaccattgtctttccgcttctcgtaaggacaatccgcaacgaaatggctcacattgccacagttgtaacaagttcttactcgttgcttgcccttgaagccacttgagttggtcttgttgaaattgggccttgagttcttcttgctccaaaattgccttgaagcaagagccatgtgctcatgatagtcatattttgtatcttcggggttgctctcctcatcttcctcttcttcctcttcttccacaataaccttggccttcaaggcaaggttgggcttctttgctctttgagagcgGAGCACCgcgtgtcggcggtcttgtccaagatgctcattgcaatgaactcatccaacacttcacctgaggtcatggagtggaagtccggtctttgacgaatgacggaggacatggccttgttgtagggcatcatggccttgaggaacttgcgcttgatccaattgtcatccgtgtccttgctcccatgatctcggagtgagacggcgagtttggttactctccgaaagagctcatgaggttcttcatcttctttcattgcaaactcatcggcttcatcttgcaccacttcatagttggagcgctaaatgcttgcacttcccctataaagagacacaacgcattgccatgcgtctttggccatggcatggggtcggagatgagggagatcttcgggaaggatagcatcttggatgatgaagagagcattctcattgaattgattatccactgcttctctaggggtgaagttgcttcggtcatgtggatagaaaccttcttcaatgattctccaaagattagtattcacatgatttaaatgacgcttgtagtgatacacccaagaatcaaaatcctcatttttcacaatcttaggaggagggccggcatgatttaaatgagtagagggaatcggtcctccataagttggaggttccacatgggcaaagatgtcggtgccatttttaccactagtagaaggacccttctcactattagcttcccccttgtcggagttagcatccgtcaccttgttagtgggatcacccacttgcaacagcgaggtagatagtttaagtccttctaagaaattattaaacatgctttcaaccttggttgtcatggaggttttcaatgtgtccaaggccacattgaattcctcacgggacaccgaggtttccccatcacccgtagacgagatcagattcacaccggagttctcctcctccccaccgtctatggtgtcaaccatactcttcggacggcaaagtccttaacaaagagatgaggctctgataccaattgaaaggatcgatatagttgattagaggggggttgaataggcaagtaacaatttttagcttttctttaccaaattaaactttgcatcaaagtaggttgtctagatatgcaactaggtgaaccacctatatgatgcaacaacaataagcacacaagcaagcaagggatataacacaagtaagcttgcaaaaataaaggcgcgagataaccaagagtggagccggtggagacgaggatgtgttaccgaaattccttccttttgaggggaagtacgtctccgttagagcggtgtgaaggcacaatgctccccaagaagccactagggccaccgtattctcctcacgccctcacacaatgcgagatgccgtgattccactattggtgcccttgaaggcggcgaccgaacctttacaaacaaggttggggcaatctccacaacttaattggaggctcccaacgacaccacgaagcttcaccacaatggactatggctccgaggttacctcaactgtctagggtgctcaaacacccaagagtaacaacatccgctagggattagtggggggaatcaaatttctcttggtggaagtgtagatcggggccttctcaaccaatcccgagcaaatcaacaagtttgattggctagggagagagatcgggcggaaatggagcttggagcaacaatggagcttggggatggaagaggtgagtcttcttgcagaagaagacccccttatatagtgggggacaattccaaccgttacccaccactcagcccgcgaccccggtactaccgcaccataggagcggtactacagcacgggcctgcggtactaccgcggcggaccgcggtactaccgtggacacGGCAGAGCTTGGACCTGAACAGAAGAGCACAGacagggcgcggtactaccgcgaccctgtgcggtactaccgtagggCAGCCACAGTCTAGGCAcggtaggcacagatgtaaaaaattacatctgtaaCTACCTCCGCTGAGATTTTATCGGTgcgaaaatccgacacggtactaccgcgaaccagaggtgcggtactaccatgaagggtgcggatgtaaaaaaattacatccgcccctacctccgctcctgctGCTGCACCTGACCaggcgacacggtactaccgcgccgcagcacggtactaccgcgtagggtgcggatgtaaaaaattacatctgcccctactaccGCTTGAGTAGCGGTGCCAGGCCagaactcacggtactaccgcttaggaggagCGATACTACCGTggaagcccacggtactaccgtgccggagcccggtacaaccgctggctcctgcggtagtaccgctcagaggagcagtactaccgccagcctGAGAAGAGCAACTCGAAGTccttcatttcgcagagacaaggtgagacggaggagaactccaaagagccaaaggaaaggtggtgcaaaagggacgtgtacgtgagattccactcaaacctttccaaagcggaccccctcttaatagtacggctttcctacgactcaactccaccgaaaagaaccgtagagaaacgtcgtcttcaataatcttcgaggggcgacaaatcgtcttgtgtttagccatgatatatctgaaaagctcagtacacacgattagtccgcaaaagcattgtcatcaatcaccaaaactactaacggacaagaatgcccttacaaCTCGGTTAATCGAAATGGCCAAAATCGCCAGCCCAGATCCCTCCGCGCCTCCGGCTTAGTACGAGTCCACCCTCCCCACGCGGCCTAGACCTAGCCACTAGCCAACATCGGGGCACCCCACACCCGCAACCCTGCACCGCACGCAGCCACGCACACTAAGACCTAACTGCCTGCCCTACCACCCCGActtagccgccgccgccactgacgCCACCGCATCTTCTCCCCACCCGGTCATCCCCCGACGCCGACTCCCTCGGCGGGTGGCATCTCCCGAGTCTCTGACCTTGTCTTCCCGCTGGCCGTCGCGTTGCCGCCCATCCATCCGCCCAACGCCCTCCCACCTTCAATTCGAGCTTGGAGCCTTCGACATCATCCCTTCATGCTGTCAAAATATGTTTTGAACTTGCATTTTCTGTACATGATCCACAATTCGGTTTAAAACCAAAAATCAAACCAAAAAATCGCTTAACCAAAATTTCGGTTAGCTCATTTTTAGTGCCTATTTCGGTTTTCACTTTTGCTAACCGAATTCCCCCAAAAGGGGACTAGTAGAAACTGAACCGAACGCCCAGACCTAGGGTGATGCATGGTTGGTCACTAGCATCGATCCGATCCATGGCACGGAGCGAAGGGATGCAACATTTTACTCCAATATTCATTCTTGGTTCCACAAGCACAGGAATATCAAGCCCTACCGCAACGAAGTCATCCGCGATTGTGGGACAAAATAGTTTAACCATCGATGGTACACCATCCAAGAGCCCGTGAGCATGTATTTCAGCCGTTTAAAACAACTAATCGGTCGATGGCCCTGGatggaaaaataaatagaaaaagaaatctaAGAAGGCAGATCCTCCCTCTCTATCAAGAGTAAAGTGGTGCGTAAATCGCCAACCAAGTTGTTGTATGCGTTGATCATTTGACCGGATATACAACTTATTGGCTGGATATGCTCTGTGTTTTGTCATTTGACTTGATATGTACTTTGTTGGCATTGTCTTTTTTTGCTTGCCGGCTCCCGTATCTGTGAACTAGTTCCGGACCAGTCCGACTGTGTCCAATTTAAGGGTTTGCCGGCTCCCGTATCTTTGAACTAGTTCTGGACCAGTCCGACAATGTCCAATTTAAGGGTCGGCACTGGAGATGCCCTGACATGGTGCTCCACGTCGTGACACAAAACAAGTGGTGCTCCAGAGTCATTGGTCACGATATAATTCCCAGGAAGAACATACAAGCACTGCACGCTAACAATAATGCATAAATGACTACATCAGGGGGGGAAGGGCAAATGCGTAGAAAAAGCAACTGGATACAAACCGCACTGTAAAACGCGCATCAGGTAGAATGACATTTTGAGAATGCAAATCAGCCTTCCTTGTCTACTCTACACGTCAAATCAATCATCACAAAGACAACAACACGGAAGGAAAAAACAGTACAGCTCTCTCATGAGCTAATGGCAATACACTGGATCAAGCGGCCAAGCATAATGGCTGGTAAACTGGTGGTACAGCAAAAACCTCATCCTGTTGTAACATGAATCTGGTTTGTTAATCTTCATTCACTTGAAGAAGGATCTTGATGGACCCATCTTATTGTAACAGTTTTCCTGTGTGACAATTTTTCCCTGGTTATCTTCCCGATGGTTACTAATTCTGTGAAATAGTTCAATAATCAGACACACGCACAAAAAAAAATACTACCaagtaaatactccctccgttcccaaatataagtctttttagagattgcaacaagtgactacatacggagcaaaatgagtgaatctatactctaaaatatgtctacatacatccgtatgttgtagtctatttgaaatgtctaaaaagacttatatttaggaacggagtacATGAAAAGTTTAAATGTCAAAAAAAGAGATGAAATTTTTGGGGGCATTCGCTCTGGATTAATAACTAATTCCAAGGACAGTGAACTTAAAGTCTTAAACAAATGTAAGACGTCTTATATTAGTGTACAAGAGGGAGTACAAGAACTGCAGTTCAACAAGTGTTCCCGATTGCAACACATGGCACACAGGCATACCAAGATGAATGGCGGCGCATTATTTCATGAGTGGTCAAACATCGTTGCAACACAAAGAAAAATCACACAAACTGAACGTGGTACTGAACTGAGAACTCTCGATATCTAGTGCTGGACAGCTGGGTGGACAGTAGTGTCAAGCAAAAAACACCTGTGTTCAAGTCTAACTCATACGTCTAATGTGAGTGGCAGAGCTCATACTCAGTTTTCCAAGTTGGGTGATTAACTAGTGAATATGTAGCAATTGCATTATTTGCAAGCCATAAACTATGTCTATCTCCATTGCATAATACTGCCTCTGTAccaaaatgtaagacattttttggttTTGCATAGGGCATAAAAACGGCTTACATTTTATTATGGAGGGAGTATAATCGTATAAACCTACCAACATACATACAGATATAAAATTTGAAACTGAGAAGACATGCTGGGGTACCATTGTATTCGACACTTACCACATTCTATAGTTTCTCCTTAGTAAAAGTACATGTTGCAGGACTCATGCAAGAAACTTAATAGTCGCTGCATTAGATTCACTCCGTCAGAAAACAGAACATTGTTGTGCCAAAAGCTCATTTTACTAAAGAAACAAAATAGCTTACATCCATATGTTACTTTTTCTCTTCGCCGTCGGAATCAGACTCTGCGAAGACGGTTTCCGGCTGAGTTTGAGCATATGCTGGTGCAATAAACTTTGGGTCATTCTTTGCAGCATCAGCATATTTCAAAATTGCCTCTCTTGGATCTTCATCCATCCAGGTCTCCTTAATTAAACCACCTTCCTGTAACAAATAAATTGAGAAAATTATGTGTCATCAACTAAAAGCAGGTATACTCTGGGAGGAAACACACTGGAGTACACAAATAACGTAAATTTACCATACATATAAAACATAAGGGATGATTAATGTGTATATTACCTTCATGAGATACTGTGTCAGCAAGCTGCCTTTTGTTGTGCCAATTTTACCACCAAACCCTGGACCACTAACAGGAGCTTCTGGTTTGTGCGATTTGAGGGGGTCTTTCATCATCTTCTCTCTTTGGCGTTTACGGCTTGGTTGATCTCTGAATAGAGGCAGTGCATGTGGGTTGTGTATTAAAggttgcacctcataatcatcaACAGATTTTTTCCTTGGTGCTCGTCCAACACATACAAGAGCTCCCCTCTGACTAACAGAAGGATCATACAAGATATGAGTCCCACCTTCCTTCTTGTCCCCAACTGTTGCGAACACCTACAGAAATAGTAGAGGTTCAAAAACTCAATAATATCCTAAAAACAGTATTCAGCACCAGCATATCCAAGTACTAATGAATAACCTGATTAATCCTTGGGTGCCAGAGTGACCTTATCACGCTGTAATGTGGTGAAATTCCCACCCTTGATACAAGCTCTAGTTTCCTTCTATCAAAGAAGCAAAGTAGGCCTCCATTTCTGCCATCTTTCTCAACAGAGGTTCCTGTAAAAATAAGTTGCTCGTCTGAACTAAATGAAGCATTTGTCTCCGCATAGTTATTAGGCAGATCGTCGAACACTTTCAAAGGAGTCTTCATTTTCCTCAAATCCCATATCTACATAAAATTACCAATGCAATACTATAATTAGAAATAATATATACAGTATAAGGAAGAAAAGAGCAATGCTGCAGTTCTTATCATTATCAAAGATTCACAAGATAACAGTAGACCCAAACAGCAAAAGTATCTAACTGAGTCAGATAACTGAACACATTGCAGGTTGCTAGGTTGGAATCGATAAATTAGTACTAATCATGGCTAATGAACCTTCTTTTACACCGTTTTTTAATCCACCTCCCAGCAGCGGCTCTCCAAAAGCACAAAANNNNNNNNNNNNNNNNNNNNNNNNNNNNNNNNNNNNNNNNNNNNNNNNNNNNNNNNNNNNNNNNNNNNNNNNNNNNNNNNNNNNNNNNNNNNNNNNNNNNNNNNNNNNNNNNNNNNNNNNNNNNNNNNNNNNNNNNNNNNNNNNNNNNNNNNNNNNNNNNNNNNNNNNNNNNNNNNNNNNNNNNNNNNNNNNNNNNNNNNNNNNNNNNNNNNNNNNNNNNNNNNNNNNNNNNNNNNNNNNNNNNNNNNNNNNNNNNNNNNNNNNNNNNNNNNNNNNNNNNNNNNNNNNNNNNNNNNNNNNNNNNNNNNNNNNNNNNNNNNNNNNNNNNNNNNNNNNNNNNNNNNNNNNNNNNNNNNNNNNNNNNNNNNNNNNNNNNNNNNNNNNNNNNNNNNNNNNNNNNNNNNNNNNNNNNNNNNNNNNNNNNNNCACACAACCCTGCATCATTTTGGCATATTGGCCAAAGTTTGACTTGAGACAaaactaatatgcagagtaaataaaaacagaaggAGTATCATATAGCCAATATGCCAAAATCATTTAAATACACTGTCTATTACATCAAACAATTGTAATTTCAGTTAAAAACCATGAAAACCGACAATCTGCGACAAAAAGAGCTCTTAATCAAGTCATTTCGATTATAACAGTACAATCAGCACCTATTCCCAATCTACAGAACAACGGAGGACATTATGGTCATTTTAGCACGCTTCTGCACCAGCTGCAGCTGCTACAGCGCAACTACCAAATGCCTGTATCTTGGCTCCAATCTTTCAGCCGCAGCTAGCAGCTAGCAGCTACAGCTGCTCCTTCCAGCCGGAGCTGTTGCAGCTGCAGCTGTGGAAGTTGCATCTATAACAAGCATGCCCTAAGCAGAAGTATTTTTGAGAAATGTACGTAGGTGACATCTCAAGGCTTACTGGACTGATGCTTAACCTAAATACTGAACAACTTTCAAGTGTGTAAGAGTATGGCGGCATAGGCTGATTGCAGATAATGAATTTAAACATGCAGACATGGATCGTGTTAACAGACCAGATACATTACCTTTAGAGTACTATCCATACTTCTTGACAGAAGAATCTGCCCATCAGTAGAAAACTTAACCCCAGTGATATCTTCTGTATGTGCTTTTTCAACATGAATATCTGGTCTGCTTCCCCATCCAGTCTTTATGGTCCAGAGCTACAAAAGACATATGAGGTCATACAATGTATTAACCAAACCATCTGGTTAAACTCAAAGTGATAGGACAGTTTAGAGATTGTGCAATATATAAAGTACCTGAATGGAACCATCCCCCACGCCAGCAACAATCCGCTTGCCTTCATGATCCCATGCACATGAAGTAACAGGAATTCGCATTGGTCTTTTTAACTTTGGTTTGATGACCTATTGAAAATGTAATGACAAAAATTCAGTATTCCACAATAGAAAATGGTAGGAGCTTCAATCATACTACATAACAAGTGGTTCAACTTTAAGCAAATGTTGGTGCAAAAATGAACAAATATCAGAGCATTTCAGGGTTATTATATTACTAGGACCTTCTCCTCAAAATGATGCACTGCTATCTAGCGAATAGAACGATTAGTTCAACGTACCTGCTTTtgactgctaaagtctgaaacatcCCAGAGACGTAATGATCCATCT encodes:
- the LOC119320368 gene encoding WD repeat-containing protein 70-like — protein: MADGGEMDEEAMMRAFFPTSFGKAPTRPSAASHSSTLRKPQNPSSNPSTSAAAEEDDGGGAIVGPPRPPKELAPIQEDDEEGGGLIGPPRPPQRPSAHAAVEDEDGSMVGPPRPPPSKEGDEDDEDEGDDDDEDDDDDDMDDDDGEDFGRIPLSNEIVLRGHTKVVSALAVDPTGSRVLSGSYDYTIRMYDFQGMNSKLQSFRQLEPCEGHQVRSLSWSPTSDRFLCVTGSAQAKIYDRDGLSLGEFVKGDMYIRDLKNTKGHISGLTGGEWNPKSKETILTSSEDGSLRLWDVSDFSSQKQVIKPKLKRPMRIPVTSCAWDHEGKRIVAGVGDGSIQLWTIKTGWGSRPDIHVEKAHTEDITGVKFSTDGQILLSRSMDSTLKIWDLRKMKTPLKVFDDLPNNYAETNASFSSDEQLIFTGTSVEKDGRNGGLLCFFDRRKLELVSRVGISPHYSVIRSLWHPRINQVFATVGDKKEGGTHILYDPSVSQRGALVCVGRAPRKKSVDDYEVQPLIHNPHALPLFRDQPSRKRQREKMMKDPLKSHKPEAPVSGPGFGGKIGTTKGSLLTQYLMKEGGLIKETWMDEDPREAILKYADAAKNDPKFIAPAYAQTQPETVFAESDSDGEEKK